The following are encoded together in the Flavobacterium sp. TR2 genome:
- a CDS encoding type IX secretion system membrane protein PorP/SprF, which yields MKLYIKSLETYFILICSFISVCASAQQDPEYTQYMYNTMAVNPAYAGSTGTIEAALLYRSQWVGMPGAPETQSFSVHSPLRNEKLGLGLSVVNDKIGPSNELYLDGNFSYSLPLGYEKRLAFGIKAGTRMLNVDWSKGRYYDNDDVLLNQNINNQMKLAVGAGIYYYTEKWYVGLSVPSFIQNDYYDDVRESIDYDRMHYYLMGGYVFDLNPNLKFKPAFLVKAVSGAPITADISANFMIQEKFVIGGAYRTDDSVSILAGFQISPSFYLGYAFDYTVSQLNKYNDGSHEFILRYQFVQKQSKIKSPRFF from the coding sequence ATGAAACTATATATAAAATCATTAGAAACATATTTCATTTTAATATGTTCTTTTATTTCGGTTTGCGCTTCGGCACAACAAGATCCCGAGTATACCCAGTATATGTATAACACTATGGCGGTAAATCCAGCATATGCTGGATCTACCGGAACCATAGAGGCAGCACTTTTATATCGTTCTCAGTGGGTTGGAATGCCCGGCGCTCCAGAAACACAGTCTTTCTCCGTTCATTCTCCTCTGAGAAATGAAAAACTAGGATTAGGTTTGAGTGTTGTAAATGATAAAATCGGACCTTCAAATGAACTGTATCTTGACGGAAACTTCTCTTATTCGTTGCCTCTCGGTTATGAAAAAAGATTGGCTTTTGGTATTAAAGCCGGTACCAGAATGTTGAACGTCGATTGGTCAAAAGGAAGATATTATGATAATGACGATGTACTGTTAAATCAGAACATTAACAATCAAATGAAACTAGCAGTAGGAGCGGGAATTTACTATTATACAGAAAAATGGTATGTAGGGCTTTCTGTTCCGAGTTTTATTCAGAATGATTACTATGACGATGTTCGTGAATCTATCGATTATGACCGTATGCATTATTACTTAATGGGAGGTTATGTTTTTGATTTGAATCCAAATTTAAAATTTAAACCAGCATTTTTAGTAAAAGCAGTGAGCGGAGCTCCAATTACTGCAGATATATCGGCAAATTTCATGATTCAGGAAAAGTTTGTTATAGGAGGAGCTTATCGAACAGACGATTCGGTAAGTATATTGGCAGGTTTTCAGATATCGCCAAGTTTCTACCTTGGATATGCTTTTGATTATACTGTAAGCCAATTGAACAAATACAACGATGGTTCGCACGAATTCATCTTGCGTTATCAATTTGTGCAAAAACAAAGCAAAATTAAGTCTCCTCGATTCTTCTAA
- a CDS encoding OmpA family protein, protein MRKLYILCLILSVTFSFAQKTNLKKADALFRSFSYQDASKAYEECLQNIKDPSAQTLKNAADSYYFISDSRNALKWYRKLYEVQGNNLTDIYYLRYIQSMKAVMDYDEADKITKEYLNKKGDKTEINRYVAQKKYMDSVAKAKPLYTIKNLDINTSKSDFGATFFKDNVVFTSARDTTKFSEKLYTWNNQPFLNLYIAERNPADGSLFNETVFLPNVMTKYHEATASFDSQGKTIYYSTNIVKKNKLVVDEARVNNFQIVKGSIVNNKLENPEKVFFDSDDYSVGHPALSEDGRLLFFASDMPGGQGETDLYMVKIAADGTMSSPQNLGPNINTIGNEVFPFYQNGVLYFSSDGHYGWGDLDVYESKLQADGTFSVPKNLGAPINSNKDDFSFIIDKTDAYGYFSSNRAGGKGDDDIYSFVKGKPVCNQSISGMAIDHKTKKPLTDVTIMAYNSFSEVLGETKTNFDGKYAIEVPCNKVIKMIAAKPNYSSDDKTVETTGENGGEIKDVNFELSNYDDLVVKKQGVEKVDVNPIYFDYDKYDITPKAVEELSKVVFIMQKFPNIKIKIESHTDSRGKDSYNLKLSDNRAKSTRDYILSQGIDASRIESAIGYGETRLINKCKNGVKCSEEEHLLNRRSDFIIIQK, encoded by the coding sequence ATGAGAAAACTATATATCCTATGTTTAATTTTGAGCGTTACGTTTAGTTTCGCTCAAAAAACTAATTTAAAGAAAGCTGATGCTTTGTTTAGAAGCTTTTCTTATCAGGATGCTTCCAAAGCTTATGAAGAATGCTTGCAAAACATAAAAGATCCATCAGCCCAGACTTTGAAGAATGCGGCAGATTCCTACTATTTTATTTCCGATTCTAGAAATGCACTAAAATGGTACAGAAAACTTTACGAAGTGCAGGGAAATAATCTGACTGATATTTACTATTTGCGCTATATCCAATCTATGAAAGCAGTTATGGATTATGATGAAGCAGACAAAATCACAAAAGAATATCTAAACAAAAAAGGAGATAAGACAGAGATTAACAGATATGTTGCCCAAAAGAAATACATGGACAGCGTAGCAAAAGCTAAACCTCTTTATACCATTAAAAATTTAGATATCAATACCAGTAAGTCAGATTTTGGAGCTACATTTTTTAAAGACAATGTAGTCTTTACATCCGCTCGCGATACGACAAAGTTTAGTGAAAAGCTGTACACTTGGAACAACCAGCCTTTTCTTAATCTGTATATAGCAGAAAGAAATCCGGCAGATGGAAGCCTATTCAACGAAACAGTTTTTCTTCCGAACGTAATGACTAAGTATCATGAAGCTACAGCAAGTTTTGATAGTCAAGGGAAGACAATTTATTATTCAACCAATATTGTAAAGAAAAATAAATTGGTAGTGGACGAGGCAAGAGTAAATAATTTCCAGATTGTGAAAGGATCGATCGTCAATAATAAGTTAGAAAATCCGGAGAAAGTATTTTTTGATAGCGATGATTACTCTGTAGGGCATCCTGCATTAAGCGAAGACGGGCGATTGCTTTTCTTTGCTTCAGATATGCCTGGCGGACAAGGAGAAACAGATTTATACATGGTAAAAATTGCGGCAGATGGAACTATGAGCTCACCTCAGAATCTTGGGCCAAATATTAATACTATCGGTAATGAAGTGTTTCCATTTTATCAAAACGGAGTTTTATATTTCTCGTCCGATGGACATTATGGCTGGGGAGATTTGGATGTTTACGAAAGCAAACTTCAGGCTGACGGCACTTTTTCAGTGCCAAAAAATCTTGGAGCACCTATTAATAGCAACAAAGACGACTTTTCTTTTATAATTGACAAGACAGATGCTTACGGCTATTTTTCTTCAAATAGAGCAGGAGGAAAAGGAGATGACGACATTTATTCTTTTGTAAAAGGAAAACCAGTCTGCAATCAGAGTATTTCTGGAATGGCCATCGACCATAAAACGAAAAAGCCTTTGACAGATGTAACCATCATGGCATACAATTCTTTCAGCGAAGTTTTAGGCGAAACCAAAACAAATTTTGACGGAAAATATGCCATAGAAGTTCCTTGCAACAAAGTAATCAAAATGATTGCGGCAAAACCAAATTACAGCAGTGACGACAAAACGGTAGAAACCACTGGTGAAAATGGTGGCGAAATAAAAGACGTGAATTTTGAGTTGAGCAATTATGATGATTTGGTTGTTAAAAAACAAGGAGTTGAAAAAGTAGATGTAAACCCAATTTATTTCGACTATGACAAGTACGATATTACGCCAAAAGCTGTAGAAGAATTATCTAAGGTTGTATTTATTATGCAGAAGTTTCCAAACATCAAAATCAAAATTGAATCTCACACAGATTCGCGCGGAAAAGATTCCTATAACTTAAAACTTTCAGACAATAGAGCAAAATCAACACGAGATTACATTCTTTCGCAAGGCATAGATGCTTCTAGAATTGAGAGCGCAATTGGTTATGGAGAAACCCGATTAATTAATAAATGCAAAAATGGTGTAAAATGTTCTGAAGAGGAGCACCTCTTAAATAGACGTTCAGACTTTATCATTATTCAAAAATAA
- the ligA gene encoding NAD-dependent DNA ligase LigA — protein MSIQETIQALRNELNQHNYNYYVLDNATISDYDFDIKLKELQDLENKHPEFFDENSPTQRVGGAVTKNFKTIAHQYRMYSLDNSYSKEDLLDWENRIQKVLGNVSLQYTCELKYDGASISITYENGKLVQALTRGDGFQGDEVTTNIKTIKSVPLHLKGNYPDKFDIRGEIILPFAGFEKMNQELIEIGETPYSNPRNTASGSLKLQDSAEVAKRPLECLLYFVTGNNLPFKTQYEGLELARSWGFKVPKEAKLVNSMHEVFDFIDYWDVHRHNLPYETDGVVVKVNSIQHQEELGYTAKSPRWAIAYKFKSEQVSTKLKSISYQVGRTGAITPVANLEPVQLAGTIVKRASLHNADQIEKLDIRINDTVFVEKGGEIIPKIIAVDLDKRPENSEPTHYIAYCPECHTELVRNVGEANHYCPNFYGCPPQIIGRIQHYISRKAMDIEGLGGETVALLFKNGLVHNYADLYELKVEDILHLERMAQKSAENLVNGVQKSKEIPFESVLFALGIRFVGETVAKKLAKHYKNIDALSQASLMDLVLVDEIGERIAKSVIEFFENEENRKIIERLKSYGIQFEIEEKINPNATDKFAGKTFVVSGVFSQFSRDELKKAIEDNGGKVGSSISAKTDFVVAGDNMGPAKLEKATKLNITILSEEDFINKLNEA, from the coding sequence ATGAGCATTCAAGAGACCATTCAAGCATTACGAAATGAACTTAATCAGCACAATTATAATTACTATGTGTTAGACAATGCCACGATTTCAGATTACGATTTTGACATTAAGCTGAAAGAGCTTCAGGATTTAGAAAATAAACATCCGGAGTTTTTTGACGAAAATTCACCAACTCAAAGAGTAGGTGGAGCAGTAACCAAAAACTTTAAAACAATTGCACATCAATACAGAATGTACTCTTTGGATAACTCTTATTCTAAAGAAGATCTTTTGGATTGGGAAAACCGCATCCAGAAAGTTTTAGGAAATGTTAGTTTGCAATATACTTGCGAATTAAAATACGATGGAGCCTCGATAAGCATTACTTACGAGAACGGAAAATTAGTTCAAGCCTTAACTCGAGGAGATGGTTTTCAGGGAGATGAGGTGACAACCAATATAAAAACGATCAAATCAGTTCCTTTGCATTTAAAAGGAAATTATCCAGATAAATTTGATATTCGTGGCGAAATAATTCTGCCATTTGCTGGTTTTGAAAAAATGAATCAGGAATTAATCGAAATCGGAGAAACGCCTTATTCAAATCCAAGAAATACAGCTTCAGGAAGTTTAAAATTGCAAGACAGCGCTGAGGTTGCCAAACGTCCGCTGGAGTGTTTGCTTTATTTTGTAACAGGAAACAATCTGCCTTTTAAAACACAATATGAAGGATTGGAACTGGCTAGAAGCTGGGGGTTCAAGGTGCCAAAAGAAGCAAAGCTTGTCAACAGTATGCACGAAGTTTTTGACTTTATTGATTATTGGGATGTGCACCGCCACAATTTGCCTTACGAAACCGATGGTGTTGTGGTAAAAGTGAACAGCATTCAGCATCAGGAAGAACTAGGATATACCGCAAAATCTCCACGTTGGGCAATTGCGTACAAATTTAAATCGGAGCAGGTTTCAACCAAATTAAAGTCAATTTCATATCAAGTTGGAAGAACAGGAGCCATTACGCCAGTTGCCAATTTAGAACCTGTACAGCTTGCGGGAACTATTGTAAAAAGAGCCTCTCTGCATAATGCCGATCAGATTGAAAAATTAGATATTAGAATAAATGACACTGTTTTTGTCGAAAAAGGAGGAGAAATTATTCCAAAAATTATTGCCGTAGACTTAGACAAACGTCCTGAAAATTCAGAACCGACACATTATATTGCTTACTGTCCAGAATGCCACACCGAATTGGTTCGAAATGTTGGTGAAGCCAATCATTACTGCCCTAATTTTTACGGATGCCCTCCGCAGATTATAGGAAGAATTCAGCACTATATTTCAAGAAAAGCAATGGATATCGAAGGGCTTGGAGGCGAAACAGTTGCTTTATTATTCAAAAATGGCTTAGTCCATAATTATGCTGATTTGTACGAATTAAAAGTAGAAGACATTCTGCATTTAGAAAGAATGGCTCAAAAATCGGCTGAAAATCTGGTGAACGGAGTTCAGAAATCAAAAGAAATTCCGTTTGAAAGCGTTTTGTTTGCGCTTGGAATTCGCTTTGTAGGCGAGACAGTTGCCAAAAAACTGGCAAAACATTATAAAAATATTGATGCCTTAAGCCAAGCTTCGCTGATGGATTTGGTTTTGGTTGATGAAATCGGAGAAAGAATTGCCAAGAGCGTTATCGAATTCTTCGAAAATGAAGAGAATAGAAAAATTATTGAACGATTAAAAAGTTATGGTATTCAATTTGAAATTGAAGAAAAAATAAACCCAAACGCTACTGATAAATTTGCTGGAAAAACTTTTGTGGTTTCTGGCGTCTTTAGTCAATTTTCTAGAGACGAATTAAAGAAAGCCATTGAAGATAACGGAGGAAAAGTAGGAAGCTCAATTTCTGCAAAAACAGATTTTGTAGTCGCGGGAGATAATATGGGACCAGCAAAACTGGAAAAAGCAACAAAGCTAAACATCACCATATTATCAGAAGAAGATTTTATAAACAAATTGAATGAAGCCTAA
- a CDS encoding bifunctional metallophosphatase/5'-nucleotidase, giving the protein MKRREFIEKTAASTALLSLGLSLSSFESNDIKHLTILHTNDVHSHIDPFPADDPRNPNKGGVSRRAALIETIRRENPNVLLLDAGDIFQGTPYFNYYGGELEFKLMSMMKYDASTIGNHDFDNGLEGLYAQLPHATFDFINSNYDFKNTVMNGHVKPYKIFNKNGIKVGVFGVGIELQGLVDKKLYLETVYNNPVEIAQDMTKLLKQEQKCDLIICLSHLGYKYKDEPTKISDLTFAAQTQDIDLIIGGHTHTFLDKPTVVKNKAGKDVLVNQVGCYGINLGRIDFYFDKDKPHTNQSATIVV; this is encoded by the coding sequence ATGAAAAGAAGAGAGTTTATCGAAAAAACAGCAGCAAGTACTGCCCTACTAAGTTTAGGATTGTCTTTGAGCAGTTTTGAAAGTAACGATATTAAGCATTTAACAATTTTACATACTAATGATGTGCACAGCCACATTGATCCTTTTCCTGCTGACGATCCTCGCAATCCTAATAAAGGCGGTGTTTCTCGTCGTGCTGCATTGATTGAAACAATCCGCAGAGAAAACCCAAATGTGCTTTTATTGGATGCCGGTGATATTTTTCAGGGAACGCCATATTTTAATTATTATGGAGGCGAATTGGAGTTTAAATTGATGAGCATGATGAAATATGATGCTTCGACAATTGGAAACCACGATTTTGACAATGGTCTTGAGGGTTTGTATGCACAGCTTCCTCACGCAACTTTCGATTTTATCAACTCTAATTATGATTTTAAAAACACGGTTATGAACGGACACGTTAAACCGTACAAAATCTTTAATAAAAACGGAATTAAGGTTGGCGTTTTTGGCGTTGGAATTGAATTGCAAGGTTTGGTAGATAAAAAATTATACCTTGAAACGGTTTACAACAATCCTGTTGAAATTGCTCAGGATATGACAAAGCTTTTAAAACAAGAACAGAAATGTGATTTGATCATTTGTCTTTCGCATTTAGGCTATAAATACAAAGACGAGCCAACAAAAATTAGTGATTTGACATTTGCCGCACAGACTCAAGATATTGATCTGATTATTGGAGGCCACACGCATACTTTTTTGGACAAACCTACAGTTGTAAAAAATAAAGCTGGTAAAGATGTTTTGGTAAATCAAGTGGGATGTTACGGGATTAATTTAGGCCGTATCGATTTCTATTTTGATAAAGATAAACCTCATACCAATCAAAGCGCCACTATTGTGGTATAG
- a CDS encoding 5'-nucleotidase C-terminal domain-containing protein, whose amino-acid sequence MVKLKKYNGFLKLFVIFLTLFSISSCSTKNYNLTKIEGKQLPVTEKTGETSEIENFIKPYRDHINKDLDNVLAYCPETLDKSTGKWQTGIGSLMADVCVQRGNIVFNAREKKNIDVCLLNHGGIRAILPKGNVTTRTAFEIMPFENSLVVMALKGDQILEIASYIIKEKKPQPLSGMTFTITKDNKAKDIMVQGKPLDLNKTYYVATNDYLANGGDSMTFFAKSTQKFDLNYKLRDVLIDYFKEVDTVVAPKNIRITEE is encoded by the coding sequence ATGGTAAAACTAAAAAAGTATAACGGATTTTTAAAACTTTTTGTTATATTCTTAACACTTTTTTCAATCTCCTCATGTAGTACAAAAAACTACAATTTAACTAAAATTGAAGGGAAACAACTTCCTGTTACCGAAAAGACTGGGGAAACTTCTGAAATTGAAAACTTTATTAAGCCTTATCGCGATCACATCAATAAAGATTTGGATAATGTATTGGCGTATTGCCCTGAGACTCTTGACAAAAGCACTGGAAAATGGCAAACTGGCATTGGAAGTCTGATGGCAGATGTTTGCGTGCAAAGAGGAAACATTGTTTTTAACGCTCGTGAAAAGAAAAATATTGATGTATGTCTTTTAAATCATGGCGGTATTCGCGCTATTCTTCCTAAAGGAAATGTGACCACTAGAACGGCTTTTGAAATTATGCCTTTTGAAAACAGTTTGGTTGTGATGGCTTTAAAAGGAGATCAGATCTTAGAAATTGCATCGTATATTATTAAGGAGAAAAAACCTCAGCCATTGTCTGGAATGACTTTTACAATTACAAAAGATAATAAGGCAAAAGATATTATGGTGCAGGGCAAACCGCTTGATCTGAACAAGACGTATTATGTTGCTACAAATGACTATTTGGCAAATGGTGGCGATAGCATGACTTTCTTTGCAAAAAGCACTCAAAAGTTTGACTTAAATTACAAACTTAGAGATGTTTTAATTGATTATTTTAAAGAGGTAGACACAGTAGTTGCTCCAAAAAATATCAGAATTACAGAAGAATAA
- a CDS encoding DUF6913 domain-containing protein, with protein MFLNYIKEFFVKKSLNVNLNNEKSEVFTKNVQTIGLLIDESTFESSEALIKELTLHGIALENIKVLAYREKFKEKETYSRPTFGKKHISWNGEITEGFLNGFINSEFDLLLSYYDVENVFLMLVTSKSKAKFKVGFSAVDQNLNRLMINTGLGSYKLFVSELFRYLKNIK; from the coding sequence ATGTTTTTGAATTATATAAAGGAGTTTTTTGTAAAAAAATCATTAAATGTTAATTTAAATAATGAAAAAAGCGAAGTATTTACTAAAAACGTTCAAACAATTGGTTTATTGATAGATGAGAGTACTTTTGAATCTTCTGAAGCATTAATAAAAGAGTTGACCCTCCACGGAATCGCTTTAGAAAATATAAAAGTTCTTGCTTATAGAGAAAAATTTAAGGAAAAAGAGACTTATTCTCGTCCAACTTTTGGTAAAAAACACATCAGTTGGAACGGCGAAATTACAGAAGGCTTTTTAAATGGATTTATAAATTCAGAATTTGATCTTTTGCTGAGTTACTACGATGTTGAAAATGTTTTTTTAATGTTGGTGACAAGCAAGTCAAAAGCTAAATTTAAAGTCGGATTTTCTGCTGTCGATCAAAATTTAAACCGATTGATGATTAATACAGGATTAGGAAGCTATAAACTATTCGTTTCAGAATTGTTTAGGTATTTAAAAAATATAAAATAA
- the dapA gene encoding 4-hydroxy-tetrahydrodipicolinate synthase, whose product MQSLIGTGVALVTPFKKDFSVDIEALQRIVNFSIDGGVEYLVVMGTTAENATLTAEEKELVIKTVIDVNKGRLPLVLGVGGNNTMQIVEELKTRDFSAFEAILSVSPYYNKPTQEGIYQHFKAIAEASPVPVILYNVPGRTASNMLPSTVVRLANDFKNVVAIKEAAGDMAQAMQIIKNAPKDFVVISGDDMLALPIVLAGGAGVISVIGQGFPKEFSEMIRLGLNKKAADAFKTHYFLSDSIDMIFEQGNPAGIKQIFQALGIAENTVRLPLVSVDDSLAARLNEFVKNSIK is encoded by the coding sequence ATGCAATCATTAATAGGAACTGGTGTTGCACTTGTGACGCCATTTAAAAAAGATTTTTCAGTTGACATTGAAGCTTTACAACGAATTGTAAACTTTTCTATAGATGGCGGAGTGGAGTATCTTGTTGTAATGGGAACAACCGCAGAAAATGCAACCCTTACAGCAGAAGAGAAAGAATTGGTTATAAAGACTGTAATCGATGTGAATAAGGGAAGACTGCCTCTAGTTTTAGGTGTTGGAGGCAATAATACTATGCAGATTGTTGAAGAATTGAAAACAAGAGATTTTTCTGCTTTTGAAGCGATTTTATCTGTTTCTCCATATTATAATAAACCTACTCAGGAAGGAATTTATCAGCACTTTAAAGCAATTGCAGAGGCATCTCCAGTTCCGGTAATCCTATATAATGTGCCAGGAAGAACGGCAAGCAATATGCTTCCTTCGACAGTGGTGCGCTTGGCAAACGATTTTAAAAATGTTGTCGCAATTAAAGAAGCGGCAGGAGATATGGCTCAAGCAATGCAGATCATTAAAAATGCTCCAAAAGATTTCGTAGTGATTTCTGGAGACGATATGCTGGCGCTTCCAATCGTTTTAGCGGGTGGAGCAGGAGTTATTTCTGTAATCGGACAAGGTTTTCCTAAAGAATTTTCAGAAATGATTCGTTTAGGATTGAATAAAAAAGCAGCAGACGCTTTCAAAACGCATTACTTTTTATCAGACAGCATCGATATGATTTTTGAGCAGGGAAATCCAGCTGGAATCAAACAAATCTTCCAAGCACTTGGAATTGCTGAGAATACAGTTCGTCTTCCATTAGTTTCTGTTGATGATTCTCTTGCGGCAAGACTTAATGAGTTTGTAAAAAACAGCATTAAATAA
- a CDS encoding outer membrane protein assembly factor BamD: protein MKKILSLLIVVTLFYSCGEYQKALKNEDVAAKFEMATKMYDAGKYTKAIRLFEQLATSYRGKPQAEKLFYMFSQSYYKTKQYYLAGYQFEAFVSGYPRSEKVQEAAFLGAYSYSKLSPVYSLDQADTIKALEKLQAFIDNYPNSEYIPQANEAVQKLNGKLEKKAYENAKGYNTISDYKSALIAFDNFIADFPGTPLKEDALFYKYDSAYQLAINSVPSKMEERLHIAQTAYANLMKFKSDTKYKEKADQMNARVETDLQKFTK from the coding sequence ATGAAAAAAATACTATCGCTATTAATTGTTGTGACTCTTTTTTATTCTTGTGGAGAATATCAAAAAGCGTTGAAAAATGAAGATGTTGCAGCAAAATTTGAAATGGCAACAAAAATGTATGATGCCGGTAAATACACAAAAGCGATTCGTCTTTTTGAGCAATTGGCCACTTCTTACCGAGGAAAGCCTCAGGCAGAAAAGCTGTTTTATATGTTTTCACAATCGTATTACAAAACGAAACAATATTATTTAGCTGGTTATCAGTTTGAAGCGTTTGTTTCGGGTTATCCGCGAAGCGAAAAAGTGCAGGAAGCTGCTTTTTTAGGAGCATACAGCTACTCTAAATTATCGCCAGTTTATAGCTTAGATCAAGCAGATACTATAAAAGCATTAGAAAAATTACAAGCTTTTATTGATAATTATCCAAATTCAGAATACATTCCTCAAGCGAATGAGGCTGTACAGAAGTTAAATGGAAAATTAGAGAAAAAAGCATACGAAAATGCTAAAGGATATAATACTATTTCAGATTACAAATCAGCTTTAATTGCTTTTGATAATTTTATCGCTGATTTTCCTGGAACGCCTTTAAAAGAAGATGCATTGTTTTATAAATATGATTCAGCATATCAATTGGCAATTAACAGCGTTCCTTCAAAAATGGAAGAGCGTTTGCATATTGCACAGACAGCTTATGCTAATCTGATGAAATTTAAAAGCGATACAAAATACAAAGAAAAGGCAGATCAAATGAATGCCAGAGTTGAAACAGATTTACAAAAATTTACTAAATAA
- a CDS encoding DNA-directed RNA polymerase subunit omega: protein MDLKKTNAPVNTITYNKTVIEEPTGNVYEAITIMAKRANQINSEIKKELTEKLEEFATYNDSLEEVFENKEQIEVSKFYEKLPKPHALAVQEWLDGKTYHRSSNK from the coding sequence ATGGATTTAAAAAAGACGAATGCTCCTGTAAACACAATAACTTACAACAAAACAGTTATTGAAGAGCCAACAGGAAATGTGTATGAGGCAATTACCATTATGGCTAAAAGAGCAAATCAAATTAATTCAGAGATTAAAAAAGAATTGACTGAAAAATTAGAAGAGTTTGCTACTTACAATGATAGTCTAGAGGAAGTTTTTGAAAATAAAGAACAAATTGAAGTTTCTAAATTTTACGAAAAATTACCAAAACCACACGCACTAGCTGTTCAAGAATGGTTAGACGGTAAAACTTACCACAGAAGTTCAAACAAATAA